The DNA region TTTGATTGTTCAACCCTTCTACGAATCCGTTGCTATAGTTGAACGCAAAGCTGTTCAAAATCTCTGGTTGCCAGTTCTTCAACGTTTTTATCCCCTGAATAAACTCCGAAAGCCCAGCTTGATTCACTTTCTCATAAAAGGCCTGTAACGCTTCTTTAAC from Pontibacillus halophilus JSM 076056 = DSM 19796 includes:
- a CDS encoding transposase, with the translated sequence VKEALQAFYEKVNQAGLSEFIQGIKTLKNWQPEILNSFAFNYSNGFVEGLNNQTKVIKRDAFGFRRYDRFRLKILLHHQYKHTKDFQVG